GGCCACACTCCCCTCAGGCACTCTCCCCTGGATCATGGCCACACTCCCCTGGATCATGGCCACACTCCCCTGGATCATGGCCACACTCCCCTCAGACACTCTCCCCTGGATCATGGCCACACTCCCCTGGATCATGGCCGCACTCCCCTGGATCATGGCCGCACTCCCCTCAGACACACTCCCCTGGAACATGGCCACACTCCCCTCAGACACACTCCCCTGGAACATGGCCACACTCCTCTCAGACACACTCCCCTGGATCATGGCCACACTCCCCTCAGACACACTCCCCTGGATCATGGCCACTCTCCCCTCAGACACACTCCCTGGATCATGGCCACACTCCCCTGGAACATGGCCACACTCCCCTCAGACACACTCCCCTGGATCATGGCCACACTCCCCTCGGACACACTCCCCTGGATCATGGACACTCTCCCCTCAGACACACTCCCCTGGATCATGGCCACACTCCCCTGGATCATGGCCTCACTCCCCTGGATCATGGCCTCACTCCCCTGGATCATGGCCTCACTCCCCTGGATCATGGCCACACTCCCCTGGATCATGGCCACACTCCCCTCAGACACACTCCCCTGGATCATGGCCACACTCCCCTCAGACACACTCCCCTTGAGCATGGCCACACTCCCCTGGATCATGGCCACTCTCCCCTGGATCATGGCCACTCTCCCCTCAGACACACCCCCCTGGATCATGGCCACACTCCCCTCGGACACTCTCCCCTGGGTCATGGGCACACTCCCCTCAGACACTCTCCCCTGGATCATGGCCGCACTCCCCTCAGACACTCTCCCTTCTGGCACTCTCCCCCGGACATATTCCCTGTGTGCTGTCGCTCAGACACACTCCCCTCAGACACACTCCCTTCTGGCACTCTTCCCCCGGGCATATTTCCTGTGTGCTGTCACCCAGACACACTCCCCTTGAACATGGCCGCGTTCCCCTCGGACACACTCCCTGAGGTGAGGGTGAGTGTCAGGAGGTGACGGTTCTGTggcccctctctgtctctcaggtTCAGCTTTCGGACGAACACGACCAATATCTTCCACGTGGATGAGCGATACTGGACCGAGCTGCGATCCACTCCGTCTCCCAGCAGCCCTCGGGAACGGGCCTTTCACACTGCCACCATCGTTGGCAACTATATGGTGGTGTATGGTGAGGGGGCAGGGGTGTGGGGGAAGCAGAGGcatggtggtgagggagagggGCTGAGAGTGGCGTGAGAGGGAGAGCGGGGATTAGGAAGGGGGAGCGTGGGGAGGGCGGAGGCGTAGGATTGTGGATGTGATGGGGTGTGGGGTGTTTGTGGGAGTGTGCGGAAGTGTCACCAGTTTAGCAGAGGTCTCTCTGGGTCCGGGATTGTGCGTGTGCCTCAGTCCCTACATAGTATGGTTGAAATAGTGAGATATTGGGgaatgtggatgaacagagggagCAATCGAGATGTCCTTGTATCCAGGCAATGACAGCAGACTGGCAACTGCATCACAGGAAGGCAGAGGGTACATGAACCTTCACTGCAGGAATTAGAAATGTCTTCCCACAGTTAGAAATCAGGCAATACCtggtctcaactgggaccttggattcatgtcacactacaggtgaccccactgcactgtacactgtctcacacacacacacacacactcttctcctctcacactcacacagaccctcgatcatacacacactttctctcagataaacacattcacactctcaacactctcacactctcacactcacaggcTTACAGCCCATcagacacactcacacgcacacactttaccaagcatgcacatacacagtctcacatgcactcacactcatgcGTCCTCTccttccccctctcccccactccctctctcccccactccCTGCAGTGAGGCCATCCCTGGAGAATTGTATACAGTTCCAGCCTCCCTACCGAAGGGAAGATGTACCTACAGTAGGGAGAGTGCAGCAGAGGGTCATGAGTCTGTCTGTCTCCATTGGTCTGTGTCAGTCTCGGGGAGCTTGGTGTGTCCATGGGGTGAGTGGTGACCCACAGGGACAGCAGGGGGACTGGCTATGTGATCACGCTGTGTGCGCTGGGGGGCGGTAAGCTAATGGTCTCCTCTCTGGCCTTAGGTGGGAACGTACACATTCACTATCAGGAGGAGAAGTGTTACGACGGAGACATTTTCTTCTACCACCTGGACTGTCACCAGTGGGTCTCCAGCGAAGAGCTCCGGCTCTCGGTCAGTGCCGGGgacggtgagtgtgtgtgtgtaataccGAGGCTCTCGGTCAGTGCCGGGgacggtgagtgtgtgtgtgtaataccGAGTCTCTCGGACAGTGCCAGGgacggtgagtgtgtgtgtgtaaaacccagtctctcagtcagtgccagggatgGCGAGTTGTGTGTAACACCCAGTCTCTCGGTCAGTACCagggacggtgtgtgtgtgagtgtgtaaaaCCCAGTCTCTCGGTCAGTactggtgactgtgtgtgtgtgtgtgtgtgtgtgtaaaacccAGTCTCTCGGTGAGTGCCGGGgacggtgagtgtgtgtgtaaacCCCAGTCTctcggtgagtgtgtgtgtaaaacCCAGTctctcagtcagtgccagggatgGCGAGTTGTGTGTAACACCCAGTCTCTCGGTCAGTACCagggacggtgtgtgtgtgagtgtgtaaaaCCCAGTCTCTCGGTCAGTactggtgactgtgtgtgtgtgtgtgtgtgtgtgtaaaacccAGTCTCTCAGTCAGTGCCNNNNNNNNNNNNNNNNNNNNNNNNNNNNNNNNNNNNNNNNNNNNNNNNNNNNNNNNNNNNNNNNNNNNNNNNNNNNNNNNNNNNNNNNNNNNNNNNNNNNNNNNNNNNNNNNNNNNNNNNNNNNNNNNNNNNNNNNNNNNNNNNNNNNNNNNNNNNNNNNNNNNNNNNNNNNNNNNNNNNNNNNNNNNNNNNNNNNNNNNNNNNNNNNNNNNNNNNNNNNNNNNNNNNNNNNNNNNNNNNNNNNNNNNNNNNNNNNNNNNNNNNNNNNNNNNNNNNNNNNNNNNNNNNNNNNNNNNNNNNNNNNNNNNNNNNNNNNNNNNNNNNNNNNNNNNNNNNNNNNNNNNNNNNNNNNNNNNNNNNNNNNNNNNNNNNNNNNNNNNNNNNNNNNNNNNNNNNNNNNNNNNNNNNNNNNNNNNNNNNNNNNNNNNNNNNNNNNNNNNNNNNNNNNNNNNNNNNNNNNNNNNNNNNNNNNNNNNNNNNNNNNNNNNNNNNNNNNNNNNNNNNNNNNNNNNNNNNNNNNNNNNNNNNNNNNNNNNNNNNNNNNNNNNNNNNNNNNNNNNNNNNNNNNNNNNNNNNNNNNNNNNNNNNNNNNNNNNNNNNNNNNNNNNNNNNNNNNNNNNNNNNNNNNNNNNNNNNNNNNNNNNNNNNNNNNNNNNNNNNNNNNNNNNNNNNNNNNNNNNNNNNNNNNNNNNNNNNNNNNNNNNNNNNNNNNNNNNNNNNNNNNNNNNNNNNNNNNNNNNNNNNNNNNNNNNNNNNNNNNNNNNNNNNNNNNNNNNNNNNNNNNNNNNNNNNNNNNNNNNNNNNNNNNNNNNNNNNNNNNNNNNNNNNNNNNNNNNNNNNNNNNNNNNNNNNNNNNNNNNNNNNNNNNNNNNNNNNNNNNNNNNNNNNNNNNNNNNNNNNNNNNNNNNNNNNNNNNNNNNNNNNNNNNNNNNNNNNNNNNNNNNNNNNNNNNNNNNNNNNNNNNNNNNNNNNNNNNNNNNNNNNNNNNNNNNNNNNNNNNNNNNNNNNNNNNNNNNNNNNNNNNNNNNNNNNNNNNNNNNNNNNNNNNNNNNNNNNNNNNNNNNNNNNNNNNNNNNNNNNNNNNNNNNNNNNNNNNNNNNNNNNNNNNNNNNNNNNNNNNNNNNNNNNNNNNNNNNNNNNNNNNNNNNNNNNNNNNNNNNNNNNNNNNNNNNNNNNNNNNNNNNNNNNNNNNNNNNNNNNNNNNNNNNNNNNNNNNNNNNNNNNNNNNNNNNNNNNNNNNNNNNNNNNNNNNNNNNNNNNNNNNNNNNNNNNNNNNNNNNNNNNNNNNNNNNNNNNNNNNNNNNNNNNNNNNNNNNNNNNNNNNNNNNNNNNNNNNNNNNNNNNNNNNNNNNNNNNNNNNNNNNNNNNNNNNNNNNNNNNNNNNNNNNNNNNNNNNNNNNNNNNNNNNNNNNNNNNNNNNNNNNNNNNNNNNNNNNNNNNNNNNNNNNNNNNNNNNNNNNNNNNNNNNNNNNNNNNNNNNNNNNNNNNNNNNNNNNNNNNNNNNNNNNNNNNNNNNNNNNNNNNNNNNNNNNNNNNNNNNNNNNNNNNNNNNNNNNNNNNNNNNNNNNNNNNNNNNNNNNNNNNNNNNNNNNNNNNNNNNNNNNNNNNNNNNNNNNNNNNNNNNNNNNNNNNNNNNNNNNNNNNNNNNNNNNNNNNNNNNNNNNNNNNNNNNNNNNNNNNNNNNNNNNNNNNNNNNNNNNNNNNNNNNNNNNNNNNNNNNNNNNNNNNNNNNNNNNNNNNNNNNNNNNNNNNNNNNNNNNNNNNNNNNNNNNNNNNNNNNNNNNNNNNNNNNNNNNNNNNNNNNNNNNNNNNNNNNNNNNNNNNNNNNNNNNNNNNNNNNNNNNNNNNNNNNNNNNNNNNNNNNNNNNNNNNNNNNNNNNNNNNNNNNNNNNNNNNNNNNNNNNNNNNNNNNNNNNNNNNNNNNNNNNNNNNNNNNNNNNNNNNNNNNNNNNNNNNNNNNNNNNNNNNNNNNNNNNNNNNNNNNNNNNNNNNNNNNNNNNNNNNNNNNNNNNNNNNNNNNNNNNNNNNNNNNNNNNNNNNNNNNNNNNNNNNNNNNNNNNNNNNNNNNNNNNNNNNNNNNNNNNNNNNNNNNNNNNNNNNNNNNNNNNNNNNNNNNNNNNNNNNNNNNNNNNNNNNNNNNNNNNNNNNNNNNNNNNNNNNNNNNNNNNNNNNNNNNNNNNNNNNNNNNNNNNNNNNNNNNNNNNNNNNNNNNNNNNNNNNNNNNNNNNNNNNNNNNNNNNNNNNNNNNNNNNNNNNNNNNNNNNNNNNNNNNNNNNNNNNNNNNNNNNNNNNNNNNNNNNNNNNNNNNNNNNNNNNNNNNNNNNNNNNNNNNNNNNNNNNNNNNNNNNNNNNNNNNNNNNNNNNNNNNNNNNNNNNNNNNNNNNNNNNNNNNNNNNNNNNNNNNNNNNNNNNNNNNNNNNNNNNNNNNNNNNNNNNNNNNNNNNNNNNNNNNNNNNNNNNNNNNNNNNNNNNNNNNNNNNNNNNNNNNNNNNNNNNNNNNNNNNNNNNNNNNNNNNNNNNNNNNNNNNNNNNNNNNNNNNNNNNNNNNNNNNNNNNNNNNNNNNNNNNNNNNNNNNNNNNNNNNNNNNNNNNNNNNNNNNNNNNNNNNNNNNNNNNNNNNNNNNNNNNNNNNNNNNNNNNNNNNNNNNNNNNNNNNNNNNNNNNNNNNNNNNNNNNNNNNNNNNNNNNNNNNNNNNNNNNNNNNNNNNNNNNNNNNNNNNNNNNNNNNNNNNNNNNNNNNNNNNNNNNNNNNNNNNNNNNNNNNNNNNNNNNNNNNNNNNNNNNNNNNNNNNNNNNNNNNNNNNNNNNNNNNNNNNNNNNNNNNNNNNNNNNNNNNNNNNNNNNNNNNNNNNNNNNNNNNNNNNNNNNNNNNNNNNNNNNNNNNNNNNNNNNNNNNNNNNNNNNNNNNNNNNNNNNNNNNNNNNNNNNNNNNNNNNNNNNNNNNNNNNNNNNNNNNNNNNNNNNNNNNNNNNNNNNNNNNNNNNNNACAGGGGCAGCACgtgggttggatacagagtaaagctccctctacaccgtccccatcaaacactcccaggacagggacagcatggggttagatacagagtaaaggctccctctacactgttcccccccaccccatcaaaCTCTACCAGGACAGGGACTGCGcgggttcgatacagagtaaagctccctctacactgcccccatcaTACCctccctggacagggacagcatggggttaggtacTTAGGAAAGATCCCTTTCCActgaccccccctcccccatcaaaccctcccaggacagggacagcacagggttagatgcagagtcaAGCTTCCTGTACACTCTCTTTTTTCCcgccccccatcaaacacccccatgAGAGGGATAGTCCAGAGTTAGATACTGAGtcaagctctctctacactgttcccccccatcaaaccctctcaggacagggacggcacgaggttagatacagagtaaagctccctctacactgtcccccctccccccatcaaaccctctcaggacagggacagcacggggttagatacagagtaaagctctgtgCTGGATGTACCGAGGGGTTGAATTTGTTGTGTTTGTGTTTCCTCAGGGCCGCAGAGTCAATCCTTCCGTGGACGGTATTCCCATGTGGCAGCGCTGATGAATGGGAATATTCTGCTGGTTGCTGGCGGTTACAGTGGTTACCCGATGGGTGACCTCGTCGCCTACAAGGTCCCCATCTTCGTGTCGCAGGTCTTAGTCCAAAACGTAAGTGCTGATTGGTCGGATCCTCGTGACCCCGTAGTGGGAACTGGGCCTGGGCAGAGGGCACAGGTCAAAGGTTGCGGAGGTGAGAGGGGATTGGCGCAACCGGCCGAAAGAGATCCTTGTGGGGCTGGCTGGAGCCGAAATGGGAttccctcacccccaccttcccggACAACCGTGAGGATCGAGGCTGTGGGTCCATTCGCTTATACATCACTGTCCCAGTAATTCAGATGGCCTGGcgggaggggagagagaagggGCTGTCTGAGGGTCATGGAGGGGTCAGAGACGGGGCTATCTGTGGGNNNNNNNNNNNNNNNNNNNNNNNNNNNNNNNNNNNNNNNNNNNNNNNNNNNNNNNNNNNNNNNNNNNNNNNNNNNNNNNNNNNNNNNNNNNNNNNNNNNNNNNNNNNNNNNNNNNNNNNNNNNNNNNNNNNNNNNNNNNNNNNNNNNNNNNNNNNNNNNNNNNNNNNNNNNNNNNNNNNNNNNNNNNNNNNNNNNNNNNNNNNNNNNNNNNNNNNNNNNNNNNNNNNNNNNNNNNNNNNNNNNNNNNNNNNNNNNNNNNNNNNNNNNNNNNNNNNNNNNNNNNNNNNNNNNNNNNNNNNNNNNNNNNNNNNNNNNNNNNNNNNNNNNNNNNNNNNNNNNNNNNNNNNNNNNNNNNNNNNNNNNNNNNNNNNNNNNNNNNNNNNNNNNNNNNNNNNNNNNNNNNNNNNNNNNNNNNNNNNNNNNNNNNNNNNNNNNNNNNNNNNNNNNNNNNNNNNNNNNNNNNNNNNNNNNNNNNNNNNNNNNNNNNNNNNNNNNNNNNNNNNNNNNNNNNNNNNNNNNNNNNNNNNNNNNNNNNNNNNNNNNNNNNNNNNNNNNNNNNNNNNNNNNNNNNNNNNNNNNNNNNNNNNNNNNNNNNNNNNNNNNNNNNNNNNNNNNNNNNNNNNNNNNNNNNNNNNNNNNNNNNNNNNNNNNNNNNNNNNNNNNNNNNNNNNNNNNNNNNNNNNNNNNNNNNNNNNNNNNNNNNNNNNNNNNNNNNNNNNNNNNNNNNNNNNNNNNNNNNNNNNNNNNNNNNNNNNNNNNNNNNNNNNNNNNNNNNNNNNNNNNNNNNNNNNNNNNNNNNNNNNNNNNNNNNNNNNNNNNNNNNNNNNNNNNNNNNNNNNNNNNNNNNNNNNNNNNNNNNNNNNNNNNNNNNNNNNNNNNNNNNNNNNNNNNNNNNNNNNNNNNNNNNNNNNNNNNNNNNNNNNNNNNNNNNNNNNNNNNNNNNNNNNNNNNNNNNNNNNNNNNNNNNNNNNNNNNNNNNNNNNNNNNNNNNNNNNNNNNNNNNNNNNNNNNNNNNNNNNNNNNNNNNNNNNNNNNNNNNNNNNNNNNNNNNNNNNNNNNNNNNNNNNNNNNNNNNNNNNNNNNNNNNNNNNNNNNNNNNNNNNNNNNNNNNNNNNNNNNNNNNNNNNNNNNNNNNNNNNNNNNNNNNNNNNNNNNNNNNNNNNNNNNNNNNNNNNNNNNNNNNNNNNNNNNNNNNNNNNNNNNNNNNNNNNNNNNNNNNNNNNNNNNNNNNNNNNNNNNNNNNNNNNNNNNNNNNNNNNNNNNNNNNNNNNNNNNNNNNNNNNNNNNNNNNNNNNNNNNNNNNNNNNNNNNNNNNNNNNNNNNNNNNNNNNNNNNNNNNNNNNNNNNNNNNNNNNNNNNNNNNNNNNNNNNNNNNNNNNNNNNNNNNNNNNNNNNNNNNNNNNNNNNNNNNNNNNNNNNNNNNNNNNNNGTGAGATGGGGAGTGTGGGatggtgtgtgtgagtgagagagatgggGTGTGTGTGAGCATGGTGTATGTACACGAGTGAGATGGGGAGTATACGATAGTGTATGTGAGGTACTGTGTGTGAGAGACGGGGAGCGTGGGAGTGATGGgactgtgtgagagagggacTATGTGTGTGAGTTGGAGAGTGTGGGATGGTGTATGTAGGGTGTGTCTATGAGTGAGACGGAGAATGTGTGAGGGGatctgtgtatgagtgtgagagtgaatgaGACTGGGAGGGTCAGATGGACTGTGtatgtctctctccatctctgactgtgtgagagagacagggctGAGAgtggtgtgtgagagtgtgacagagtactttgtgtgtttgtgtctctctGCATATGTGTGCATGTCTGAGTAAGATgggtgagggtggtgtgtgtgagagagagatggacatgggttactttgtgtgtgtgtgtgtccctgtgtctgagagagagagagatggacatgggggtgctgtgtgtgtgtgtccctgtgtctgagagagagagagcgagattgACATGGGggtgctttgtgtgtgtgtgtgtctctctgtccatCTGTTGTCTCtgtgtatgagtgtctgtgtgcatgagagagagagagagacacaggatgctctgtgtttgtgtgtgtctctgtctatgtctctgcatctggtgtctgtgtgtatctgagtatctgtgtgtgtcgaTGCGTCCACATCTGTTGTCTGTGTGGATCTGAGCTTCTGTGTCtgcgtgtctttgtgtgtgtgtgtgtgtgtgtgtgtatgtatataagtATTGTCAGGCCCCACTCAATGCTGCCTCCTGTTCTCTCAGTGTCCGCATGTGGCGTGCCTTGGGTTGGCGAAACAGCTGTCAGATTGCCAGGCGTGTCTGGTGTTCGGACAGAGCTGGGAGTCTCTGCCTCAGGCTCCAGTCTCCCTCGGATGGTGTGTTCAGACAAGCACCTGCCTCCCTGTCACAGGTAAACCGCTCCACAGCACACATTGCGAACTGCACTCAAAAACTCCAGCTGGCTCTCCTTCCCTCCTTTCCCTTGTGGGTCAGCCCCTCCAGACCCTGGCAGAGGGCAGTGCAGGCCGAGACAGACTGACCTGTGCTCAGTGAGCAGTTCGGACAGAGGCAGTCAATGGAGTGGACTTACTTCTGAACGGATGAGCCGTTCTCTTATTGAATGAAacagcaggcctgaggggctgaatggccaactcctaatTTATGGAATCCAGATTAAGAAGGCCCTGAACAAAGGAGGCGAGCACTTAGTTTCATTTTCAAAGGGACAGAATTGGCCAGGGTTGTACTCACCCTATCCAGAACCTTTCTTTGACCTCAccgtctctctctctttgtttctctctcgctcactctctttctctgtcactcgctctctctcgcgctctctcttgCTGTTGCTCTCCCTCTTTCGCGCTCCCTCTGCCTCCATCTCACTTTTGCTTGCTCTCTCTTTTGCATGCTCGCGCTCCTGCATATTCTCTCTCCTGCGTGCTCTCTCTTGCATGCTGACTCTTGtatgtgctctctctctcttgcatatTCTCCGTGCTCAGCATGCGCTGTCTGTCCAGCGTGCGCTGCCTCTCCAGCTTGCTCTGTCTTGCGTATTTTCTCTtgaatgttctctctctctcatgtgttCTCGCTTGCGTGCGCTGTCACGTGTGCGCTCTCTTGCGTGCTTGCTTACTTGCCAGCGCCCTCTCCCCTTTGAGTGCTCCCTCCCTCGCGGGCTCTGTCTCATGTGCTCTTGCTCTCTGTCTTTCtcatccttcctctctctctctctgtctgtctgcctctctctctctctgtctgtctgcctctctctgtctctgtctctctctgtctctgtctctctctctctgcctctctctctctgtcNNNNNNNNNNNNNNNNNNNNNNNNNNNNNNNNNNNNNNNNNNNNNNNNNNNNNNNNNNNNNNNNNNNNNNNNNNNNNNNNNNNNNNNNNNNNNNNNNNNNNNNNNNNNNNNNNNNNNNNNNNNNNNNNNNNNNNNNNNNNNNNNNNNNNNNNNNNNNNNNNNNNNNNNNNNNNNNNNNNNNNNNNNNNNNNNNNNNNNNNNNNNNNNNNNNNNNNNNNNNNNNNNNNNNNNNNNNNNNNNNNNNNNNNNNNNNNNNNNNNNNNNNNNNNNNNNNNNNNNNNNNNNNNNNNNNNNNNNNNNNNNNNNNNNNNNNNNNNNNNNNNNNNNNNNNNNNNNNNNNNNNNNNNNNNNNNNNNNNNNNNNNNNNNNNNNNNNNNNNNNNNNNNNNNNNNNNNNNNNNNNNNNNNNNNNNNNNNNNNNNNNNNNNNNNNNNNNNNNNNNNNNNNNNNNNNNNNNNNNNNNNNNNNNNNNNNNNNNNNNNNNNNNNNNNNNNNNNNNNNNNNNNNNNNNNNNNNNNNNNNNNNNNNNNNNNNNNNNNNNNNNNNNNNNNNNNNNNNNNNNNNNNNNNNNNNNNNNNNNNNNNNNNNNNNNNNNNNNNNNNNNNNNNNNNNNNNNNNNNNNNNNNNNNNNNNNNN
The Chiloscyllium plagiosum isolate BGI_BamShark_2017 unplaced genomic scaffold, ASM401019v2 scaf_74174, whole genome shotgun sequence DNA segment above includes these coding regions:
- the LOC122546677 gene encoding multiple epidermal growth factor-like domains protein 8, producing MVVYGGNVHIHYQEEKCYDGDIFFYHLDCHQWVSSEELRLSVSAGDGPQSQSFRGRYSHVAALMNGNILLVAGGYSGYPMGDLVAYKVPIFVSQVLVQNVSADWSDPRDPVVGTGPGQRAQVKGCGGERGLAQPAERDPCGAGWSRNGIPSPPPSRTTVRIEAVGPFAYTSLSQ